The following are encoded in a window of Haloarcula halophila genomic DNA:
- a CDS encoding DUF7282 domain-containing protein, with protein MPVAAAPQADLSASDPGTATQGSTFDVTYTLTNDGDETASAGGLELGDLPDGVTAVSASGDGQTGNFGGDAVFYTSQLAAGDSFETTITYEVADDASTGDSGPIEVSGFVGSESSSTVTSSVTIEEAGTEPPNEGDSEPGAPELRKATHYVDSEEGTILELAFNEDVFEDNPEVTIHLSNDDDISVDDSQIQSPDNGRVVVDTDQTYNRIDEVTVSGYEDTDGNSLDEVTEEAKFAPATVNTLTNDDVEAYQGSNVTFEGNVGDQFQINTDGDDDLTFSATRGTGANSQVYVFDTDNRDVGDYNIENDNAGTNSSLQLEDLGLSVEADEDTFEDDENVTATVESNDIDREVDADLLDSNGDEEVERTVTIDNDGEAEVDFGEVDTGNYTVEISDVNTQVSANSDEFEVVEAGDAEAGFEADGVFIEERGDVVNVTVNLENTDTAMLNIGDESDDNYNLLLNLTDDSDDGQVTVQFNSYSAGAVPMDEVNPGVVTVADDDDELEVIERNGGFVDTDREVGEDLLDSTDYTMNITGENDNDVTGDNEQDVGTISLQDRSTENLQNWVAPEDSFSDIEDLDNDEVGDVYQLIQDGELTQSEELATQDTLVAQVEASGLEGLYTYHSEVNDLSEAEALQTHTENFQDADTGHISFLFEDEDPGANVEESDISIDDLGTSNVHVLVDEDNNTQFVAVDSQALLDEGAEDGDAYTTNFSVAGDDATELGTDEDAQDVNGTFDVLDRDDGTSLNNDDDVVVRAAEGQNISGESVVAPGTELTVFLRSSDSSAPFLKQPTAIVQPDGTFTATADFSDEQPGANFTGQVRLSGDELGEEIDGRVAAAPVASVNISDQESDGETVTVDSASLSDGGFVVIHDGTLLDGEVAGSVIGNSDYLDSGSHEDIEVSVDAQEEDFTAIAMPHLDTNGNEEYDFPDADGPYTEDGSAVTDSANVTVVTSTPTPTPTPTDEPTATPTPTPTEEPTEMSTPTDAPTTTSGDGPGFTAVIALVALVAAALLAVRRNN; from the coding sequence ATGCCTGTTGCTGCAGCCCCGCAGGCCGATCTGTCGGCCTCCGATCCGGGGACGGCGACGCAGGGATCGACATTCGACGTGACGTATACACTGACGAACGATGGAGACGAGACTGCATCCGCCGGCGGTCTTGAACTCGGTGACCTGCCTGACGGCGTTACCGCAGTCTCGGCTTCAGGAGACGGCCAAACCGGCAACTTCGGCGGGGATGCTGTCTTCTACACCAGCCAGCTCGCTGCTGGTGACTCCTTCGAGACCACTATCACCTACGAGGTCGCGGACGACGCATCGACTGGTGACAGTGGACCGATCGAGGTCTCTGGCTTCGTCGGATCGGAAAGCTCGTCGACCGTGACCTCCTCGGTCACGATCGAGGAAGCTGGAACCGAACCGCCGAACGAAGGTGACTCCGAGCCCGGAGCACCTGAGCTGCGCAAAGCAACGCACTACGTCGACTCCGAAGAGGGTACCATCCTCGAACTGGCGTTCAACGAGGACGTCTTCGAGGACAACCCTGAAGTCACGATCCACCTCAGCAACGACGACGACATCTCCGTCGACGACTCGCAGATCCAGTCGCCCGACAACGGGCGCGTCGTGGTGGACACTGACCAGACCTACAACCGCATCGACGAGGTCACCGTCTCCGGCTACGAAGATACGGACGGTAACAGCCTCGACGAAGTCACGGAAGAAGCGAAGTTCGCACCGGCTACGGTCAACACGCTCACGAACGACGACGTTGAAGCCTACCAGGGCTCCAACGTCACGTTCGAGGGCAACGTCGGTGACCAGTTCCAGATCAACACGGACGGCGACGATGACCTGACGTTCTCCGCCACGCGTGGTACTGGCGCGAACAGCCAGGTCTACGTCTTCGACACCGACAACCGCGACGTTGGCGACTACAACATCGAGAACGACAACGCGGGCACCAACAGCTCGCTGCAGCTCGAAGACCTCGGCCTCTCGGTCGAGGCTGACGAGGACACGTTCGAGGACGACGAGAACGTGACTGCGACTGTCGAGTCCAACGACATCGACCGCGAGGTCGACGCCGATCTCCTCGACTCCAACGGTGACGAGGAAGTCGAGCGAACGGTCACGATCGACAACGACGGTGAGGCCGAGGTCGACTTCGGTGAAGTCGACACCGGCAACTACACCGTCGAAATCTCCGACGTCAACACGCAGGTCAGCGCAAACAGCGACGAGTTCGAAGTCGTCGAAGCTGGCGACGCTGAAGCCGGCTTCGAAGCCGACGGTGTCTTCATCGAGGAACGCGGTGACGTTGTGAACGTCACGGTCAACCTCGAAAACACCGACACTGCGATGCTGAACATCGGTGACGAGTCCGACGACAACTACAACCTGCTGCTGAACCTGACGGACGACAGTGACGACGGGCAGGTCACTGTTCAGTTCAACAGCTACTCCGCGGGCGCGGTCCCGATGGACGAGGTCAACCCCGGCGTCGTCACCGTCGCTGACGACGACGACGAGCTGGAAGTCATCGAGCGGAACGGTGGCTTCGTCGACACCGACCGTGAAGTCGGAGAGGATCTCCTCGACTCCACGGACTACACGATGAACATCACCGGTGAGAACGACAACGATGTCACCGGCGACAACGAGCAGGACGTCGGAACGATCTCCCTGCAGGACCGGTCGACCGAGAACCTGCAGAACTGGGTCGCTCCGGAAGACAGCTTCAGTGACATCGAGGACCTCGACAACGACGAGGTCGGCGATGTCTACCAGCTGATCCAGGACGGCGAGCTGACGCAGTCCGAAGAGCTCGCGACGCAGGACACGCTCGTCGCTCAGGTCGAGGCCTCCGGCCTCGAAGGTCTGTACACGTACCACTCGGAAGTGAACGATCTCTCCGAGGCCGAAGCGCTGCAGACGCACACGGAGAACTTCCAGGACGCGGACACGGGCCACATCTCGTTCCTCTTCGAGGACGAGGACCCCGGCGCTAACGTCGAGGAATCCGACATCTCCATCGACGACCTCGGCACCAGCAACGTCCACGTCCTCGTCGACGAGGACAACAACACGCAGTTCGTTGCCGTCGACAGTCAGGCACTCCTCGACGAGGGTGCCGAAGACGGTGACGCGTACACGACCAACTTCAGTGTTGCCGGCGACGATGCCACTGAACTGGGTACTGACGAAGACGCGCAGGACGTCAACGGTACCTTCGATGTCCTGGACCGCGACGACGGTACCAGCCTGAACAACGATGACGATGTCGTTGTTCGCGCTGCCGAAGGCCAGAACATCTCTGGCGAGAGTGTCGTCGCACCTGGTACGGAACTCACGGTGTTCCTCCGGAGTTCCGACTCCAGCGCTCCGTTCCTGAAGCAGCCGACCGCGATCGTCCAGCCGGACGGGACCTTCACGGCCACGGCTGACTTCAGCGACGAGCAGCCCGGTGCCAACTTCACTGGTCAGGTTCGCCTGAGCGGTGACGAACTGGGCGAAGAGATTGACGGTCGCGTCGCAGCCGCACCGGTTGCATCCGTCAATATCAGCGACCAGGAATCCGACGGCGAGACTGTCACTGTTGACAGCGCGTCGCTGTCCGACGGTGGCTTCGTCGTCATCCACGATGGCACGCTCCTCGACGGCGAAGTCGCGGGCAGTGTCATCGGGAACTCCGACTACCTCGACTCCGGTAGCCACGAGGACATCGAGGTCTCCGTGGACGCCCAGGAAGAGGACTTCACGGCGATCGCGATGCCGCACCTCGACACTAACGGAAACGAGGAGTACGACTTCCCGGACGCTGACGGTCCCTACACCGAGGACGGCTCGGCAGTGACCGACAGCGCGAACGTGACGGTCGTCACCTCGACGCCGACGCCGACGCCGACGCCGACGGACGAGCCGACGGCAACGCCGACGCCGACGCCGACCGAGGAGCCGACCGAGATGAGCACGCCGACTGACGCACCGACCACCACGTCCGGAGACGGTCCCGGCTTCACCGCTGTGATCGCTCTGGTCGCGCTGGTCGCCGCGGCGCTGCTCGCAGTCCGCCGTAACAACTAA
- a CDS encoding VOC family protein, translating into MLTLDHTMMRVEDLDAALDWYQTFLDYEEKGRWEAETFTNVFLGPEDVHDQGALLELTYNHDGRTYTMGDAWGHIAVRCEDVYEAYEELMDAGVEDYRDPDSCGGSYAFVKDPDGHEVEIVERDHGAKWSLDHTMLRVEDADEAIGWYVRKLDYDLTRREEFDDFALYFVEPGDAPPEAMSVELTYNYDGRSYELGDAWGHLAVRTDDLHETWGTLMDRHAEEYRDPASCDDRYAFTKDLDGHEIEVVTN; encoded by the coding sequence ATGCTGACACTGGATCATACGATGATGCGCGTCGAGGATCTGGACGCCGCGCTCGACTGGTACCAGACCTTCCTCGACTACGAGGAGAAGGGACGCTGGGAGGCGGAGACGTTCACGAACGTCTTCCTCGGCCCCGAGGACGTCCACGATCAGGGGGCGCTTCTGGAGCTGACGTACAATCACGACGGGCGCACGTACACGATGGGGGACGCCTGGGGGCACATCGCCGTCCGCTGTGAGGACGTCTACGAGGCCTACGAGGAACTGATGGACGCCGGCGTGGAGGACTACCGCGATCCGGACTCCTGTGGTGGCTCCTACGCCTTCGTCAAAGATCCCGACGGCCACGAGGTCGAGATCGTCGAGCGCGACCACGGCGCGAAGTGGTCGCTGGATCACACGATGCTCCGTGTCGAGGACGCCGACGAGGCGATCGGCTGGTACGTCCGCAAACTGGACTACGACCTCACCCGGCGGGAGGAGTTCGACGACTTCGCGCTGTACTTCGTCGAGCCCGGCGACGCACCGCCGGAGGCGATGTCGGTCGAGTTGACCTACAACTACGACGGGCGGTCCTACGAGTTGGGCGACGCCTGGGGACACCTCGCGGTCCGGACCGACGACCTCCACGAGACGTGGGGGACACTCATGGATCGCCACGCCGAGGAGTACCGCGACCCGGCGAGTTGCGACGACCGGTACGCGTTCACCAAAGACCTCGACGGCCACGAGATCGAGGTCGTGACCAACTGA
- a CDS encoding OBG GTPase family GTP-binding protein has protein sequence MGLEEEIQELEDEIASTPYNKSTEAHIGRLKSKLAEKKEKLEQQQSSSGGGGGYGVEKHGDATVALVGFPSVGKSTLLNALTNADSETGAYEFTTLDVYPGMLKHKGANIQILDVPGLIEGAAGGRGDGQEVLSVVRTADLIVFLVSVFEIDQYDRLSEELYKNKIRLDQEPPRVNIRKKAKDGLRVNSSVDLDLDEETIKSVLREHGYVNADVTIGEQVDLDRLIDGVMDNRVYLPSITVVNKADLIEPDYLPTVESELEDRDIDPDDAIFISAEEERGLDGLTERIWDELGLIRIYMDKPGRGVDYEEPLILREGDTVGAACEKLGGSFDDRFRFARVSGPSAKHDEQQVGRDHELADEDVLRIIARK, from the coding sequence ATGGGGCTCGAAGAGGAGATCCAGGAACTGGAGGACGAAATCGCCAGTACGCCCTACAACAAGTCCACGGAGGCACACATCGGCCGGTTGAAGTCGAAACTCGCCGAAAAAAAGGAGAAACTCGAACAACAGCAGTCCTCCTCCGGTGGCGGTGGTGGCTACGGTGTCGAGAAACACGGGGACGCGACCGTCGCGCTCGTGGGCTTTCCCAGCGTCGGGAAATCGACGCTGTTGAACGCGTTGACCAACGCCGACTCAGAGACGGGCGCCTACGAGTTCACGACTCTCGACGTGTACCCGGGAATGCTCAAACACAAGGGTGCCAACATCCAGATTCTCGACGTTCCGGGACTCATCGAGGGGGCCGCCGGCGGCCGCGGGGACGGGCAGGAAGTCCTCTCGGTGGTTCGGACTGCGGATCTCATCGTCTTCCTGGTCTCCGTCTTCGAGATCGACCAGTACGACCGACTCTCCGAGGAACTCTACAAGAACAAGATCCGTCTCGACCAAGAGCCCCCGCGGGTCAACATCCGCAAGAAAGCCAAAGACGGGCTCAGAGTCAACAGCTCGGTCGATCTGGACCTCGACGAGGAGACGATCAAGTCCGTGTTGCGCGAACACGGCTACGTCAACGCCGACGTGACGATCGGTGAGCAGGTCGATCTCGACCGGCTGATCGACGGCGTGATGGACAACCGCGTCTATCTGCCCTCGATCACCGTCGTGAACAAGGCCGACCTCATCGAGCCCGACTACCTCCCGACGGTCGAGAGCGAACTAGAGGACCGCGACATCGACCCCGACGATGCGATCTTCATCAGCGCCGAGGAGGAGCGGGGACTCGACGGACTCACCGAACGGATCTGGGACGAACTCGGCCTGATCCGGATCTACATGGACAAACCCGGCCGCGGCGTCGACTACGAGGAGCCACTGATCCTCCGCGAGGGCGATACCGTCGGTGCGGCCTGCGAGAAGCTGGGCGGGAGTTTCGACGACCGGTTCCGCTTCGCCCGTGTCTCCGGTCCCAGTGCGAAACACGACGAACAACAGGTCGGCCGCGACCACGAACTCGCCGACGAGGACGTGCTCCGGATCATCGCCAGGAAGTGA
- a CDS encoding 50S ribosomal protein L10, with product MSAEGERKTETIPQWKQDEVDDIVGMIESYESVGVVNIAGIPSRQLQDMRRDLHGTAELRVARNTLLSRAVEEVDDGLEQLTDYVAGQVGLIGTNDNPFSLFQSLEASKTPAPIGAGEIAPNDIVIPEGDTGVDPGPFVGELQSVGADARIQEGSIQVLSDSTVLDAGEEVSQELANVLNELGIEPKEVGLDLRAVFADGVLFEPDELELDVEAYESDIKAAAGRAFNLSVNAEYPTATTAPTLLQSARADAKSLALQAAIEDPEVVPDLVSKADAQVRSLAAQIDDPEALPEELQDVEAEAATEEPADDQDDTASDEPADEDAAAEEAEDDDDDDDEDAGDALGAMF from the coding sequence ATGAGCGCCGAAGGAGAGCGAAAGACCGAGACGATCCCGCAGTGGAAACAGGACGAGGTCGACGACATCGTCGGGATGATCGAATCCTACGAGAGCGTCGGCGTCGTCAACATCGCGGGGATTCCGTCCCGCCAGCTCCAGGACATGCGTCGTGACCTGCACGGCACCGCGGAGCTTCGGGTCGCCCGGAACACGCTCCTCTCGCGTGCGGTCGAGGAGGTCGACGACGGTCTCGAACAGCTCACCGACTACGTGGCCGGACAGGTCGGTCTCATCGGGACGAACGACAACCCGTTCTCGCTGTTCCAGTCTCTCGAAGCGTCGAAGACGCCCGCACCGATCGGTGCCGGCGAGATCGCGCCCAACGACATCGTGATCCCCGAAGGGGACACGGGCGTCGATCCGGGTCCGTTCGTCGGTGAACTCCAGAGTGTCGGTGCCGACGCACGCATCCAGGAAGGATCGATCCAGGTCCTCTCGGACTCGACCGTGCTCGACGCCGGCGAGGAGGTCTCCCAGGAGCTCGCGAACGTACTGAACGAGCTCGGGATCGAGCCCAAGGAAGTCGGGCTCGATCTCCGTGCGGTGTTCGCCGACGGCGTCCTGTTCGAACCCGACGAACTCGAACTGGACGTCGAGGCCTACGAGAGCGACATCAAGGCGGCCGCCGGGCGGGCGTTCAACCTCTCGGTCAACGCCGAGTACCCGACCGCGACGACGGCCCCGACGCTGCTGCAGTCGGCCCGCGCCGACGCCAAGAGCCTCGCGCTCCAGGCAGCCATCGAGGACCCCGAGGTCGTCCCCGACCTCGTGAGCAAGGCCGACGCACAGGTCCGCTCGCTCGCCGCGCAGATCGACGATCCGGAGGCGCTGCCCGAGGAACTCCAGGACGTGGAGGCCGAGGCAGCCACAGAGGAACCGGCTGACGACCAAGACGACACCGCATCCGACGAGCCCGCCGACGAGGACGCCGCGGCCGAGGAGGCCGAGGACGACGATGATGACGACGACGAAGACGCCGGCGACGCGCTCGGAGCGATGTTCTAA
- a CDS encoding sensor histidine kinase, whose translation MHLRTTFLLTLAAVALVLSGVVFAGFSLHKQEVTQQERTRLNTSAETVAHDIDTRLGEKQSTVALWATNDDIAAHGAPAQRGALATFRAQTAFEGVSVVAANGTMVAIDSAGLSAERRDELTGTDFSTRPYVQEALDGKQYISAPFEAESGHFIVTISAPIRQQGTVVGTLNGAFHLTATNFFESSTTLLPPEQALTVRSVDDTRLYSDPPPSGERFTATAPVDRTGWTVTVAVDRAAVAQPIRRASTYQFGALALTLFAVAVLGIWASRLTIRQIDELVAGFDALESGNYGTTVDLGTTTEWQRISHRFSELAATLDRRTSQMLVFNRVFRHNLRNDMSVILLSAERILDTDGVPEPVERSAERIQARAESFMEMSEHARTIQNELWSGNPTGIDRIDATRAIDEIAETLREEYPEAAIETDLGEAVPVYAARVLFPLVTELGRNALEHNDLPASDRSVTFRVSCQADTAAITVADNGPGIPDLETELLAGTRDETPTSHGNGLGLWLVKWLVDSLGGEISVATGTQRGTAITITLPGAEATEERA comes from the coding sequence ATGCACCTGCGGACGACGTTTCTCCTGACGCTCGCCGCAGTCGCGCTTGTCCTCTCCGGGGTCGTCTTCGCCGGGTTTTCCCTCCACAAACAGGAGGTCACACAACAGGAGCGAACGAGGCTCAACACGTCCGCAGAGACAGTCGCCCACGATATCGACACGAGACTGGGGGAGAAACAGTCGACGGTCGCACTCTGGGCCACCAACGACGACATCGCGGCCCACGGAGCACCCGCACAGCGAGGAGCTCTCGCCACCTTTCGAGCCCAGACGGCGTTCGAGGGGGTGTCGGTCGTCGCCGCAAACGGGACGATGGTCGCGATCGACTCGGCGGGGCTCTCCGCCGAGCGACGGGACGAACTAACCGGGACCGACTTCAGTACCAGACCGTACGTCCAGGAAGCGCTCGACGGGAAGCAGTACATTAGCGCCCCGTTCGAAGCCGAAAGCGGACATTTCATCGTCACGATCTCGGCACCGATCAGACAACAGGGGACCGTCGTCGGGACGCTCAACGGCGCGTTCCACCTCACGGCGACGAACTTCTTCGAGTCCTCGACGACGCTACTGCCCCCGGAACAGGCGTTGACCGTCCGCTCGGTCGACGACACGCGACTCTACTCGGACCCGCCCCCGAGCGGTGAGCGGTTCACTGCGACCGCCCCCGTCGATCGGACTGGCTGGACGGTCACCGTCGCCGTCGACAGGGCGGCCGTCGCACAACCGATCCGGCGGGCGAGCACCTACCAGTTCGGTGCGCTCGCTCTGACACTGTTTGCCGTTGCCGTCCTTGGAATCTGGGCGTCGCGGTTGACGATCCGACAGATCGACGAACTCGTCGCTGGTTTCGACGCGCTCGAGTCGGGGAACTACGGGACGACCGTCGATCTGGGGACGACGACGGAGTGGCAACGGATCTCACACCGGTTCAGCGAACTGGCCGCGACACTGGACCGCCGGACATCCCAGATGCTCGTGTTCAATCGCGTGTTCCGCCACAACCTCCGGAACGATATGTCCGTGATCCTGTTGTCCGCCGAGCGGATCCTCGACACCGACGGCGTCCCCGAGCCGGTCGAGCGCTCGGCGGAACGCATCCAGGCCAGGGCCGAGTCGTTCATGGAGATGAGCGAGCACGCACGCACGATCCAAAACGAACTGTGGAGCGGCAACCCGACCGGGATCGACCGTATCGACGCGACACGTGCGATCGACGAGATCGCCGAGACGCTCCGTGAAGAGTACCCCGAGGCGGCGATCGAAACCGACCTCGGCGAGGCGGTCCCGGTCTACGCGGCCCGGGTCCTCTTCCCACTCGTCACGGAACTCGGACGGAACGCGCTCGAACACAACGACCTGCCCGCTTCGGACCGCAGCGTGACGTTTCGCGTGTCCTGCCAGGCCGACACTGCGGCCATCACCGTCGCCGACAACGGCCCGGGCATTCCGGACCTCGAAACGGAACTGCTCGCCGGAACCCGCGACGAGACACCGACCTCACACGGGAACGGACTGGGGCTGTGGCTCGTGAAGTGGTTGGTCGACTCACTCGGCGGCGAGATATCAGTCGCTACCGGGACACAGCGCGGAACGGCGATCACGATCACGCTGCCCGGGGCCGAGGCTACCGAGGAGCGCGCCTAA
- the rpl12p gene encoding 50S ribosomal protein P1 has product MEYVYAALILNESGEEINQSNLTDVLEAAGVDVEESRVKALIAALEDVDIEEAVEQASAAPVPASGGAAAPAADDTDDDADDGDDEAEEAADEGGDDGDDDEDDEASGEGLGELFG; this is encoded by the coding sequence ATGGAATACGTTTACGCTGCACTCATCCTGAACGAATCGGGCGAAGAGATCAACCAGAGCAACCTCACCGACGTGCTCGAAGCCGCCGGTGTCGACGTCGAGGAATCCCGCGTCAAGGCACTCATCGCCGCGCTGGAAGACGTCGATATCGAGGAGGCCGTCGAGCAGGCGTCGGCCGCACCGGTCCCGGCAAGCGGTGGCGCCGCGGCACCCGCTGCTGACGACACCGACGACGACGCCGACGACGGTGACGACGAGGCCGAAGAAGCTGCCGACGAGGGCGGCGACGACGGCGACGACGACGAGGACGACGAGGCCAGCGGTGAAGGTCTCGGCGAACTCTTCGGCTAA
- a CDS encoding tripartite tricarboxylate transporter permease, whose translation MFGLPAVGLSTPTLPLLVAIVAGVGLGTVSGLVPGLHANTFALLLAAVAGAVPGSAVAVGAAMLAAGVTHTFLDIVPALALGVPDPAMAANALPGHRLVIQGRGREALRLSALGSGLAVAFAVPLAVPVTLVMQRAYPLVAERLPLVLGAIAALLVVTEQDRRAAVGACCSLAASGALGGWLLDASVSAVLPVADVLVPLFSGLFGAPVLLSAIDGDGVPPQSGTTVTVPRNTVARLAAVGTLCGAVVGYLPGVSSAVAATLALGLTSGRGPRAFTVTTSGVNTATAVFALFALVALGTPRTGVLVALDQVGPPLALPWLLTAVAVAALSGAVLVPLLGDRYLRTVGRLDPAALSVSVLVGLLVLSYVFAGGVGVGAFGLATAVGHLPPYFGARRATLMGVLLVPLAL comes from the coding sequence GTGTTCGGGCTTCCCGCCGTCGGGCTGTCGACGCCGACCCTGCCGTTGCTCGTCGCCATCGTGGCCGGTGTCGGCCTCGGGACCGTCAGCGGCCTCGTCCCGGGGCTGCACGCCAACACGTTCGCGCTGCTGCTGGCAGCGGTCGCGGGAGCGGTCCCTGGTTCGGCGGTCGCCGTCGGCGCGGCGATGCTGGCCGCCGGCGTGACACACACCTTCCTCGATATCGTCCCGGCGCTGGCACTGGGCGTCCCCGATCCGGCGATGGCGGCCAACGCCCTTCCCGGACACCGGCTGGTGATCCAGGGTCGCGGCCGGGAGGCGTTGCGGCTCTCGGCGCTGGGCAGTGGACTGGCCGTGGCGTTTGCAGTGCCCCTCGCCGTCCCAGTGACGCTCGTGATGCAGCGAGCGTACCCGCTCGTCGCGGAACGGCTCCCGCTGGTGCTGGGCGCTATCGCGGCACTGCTGGTCGTGACCGAACAGGACCGGCGAGCAGCGGTCGGCGCCTGCTGTTCGCTCGCCGCGAGCGGCGCGCTGGGCGGCTGGCTGCTCGATGCGTCCGTCTCGGCGGTGCTCCCGGTGGCAGACGTGCTCGTCCCGCTGTTCTCGGGGCTGTTCGGTGCGCCGGTGTTGCTCTCGGCCATCGACGGGGACGGCGTCCCGCCACAGTCGGGGACCACGGTGACCGTCCCGCGGAACACGGTAGCACGACTGGCGGCCGTCGGGACGCTCTGTGGCGCCGTCGTCGGCTATCTCCCGGGAGTCTCCAGCGCCGTCGCGGCGACCCTGGCGCTCGGACTGACGAGCGGGCGCGGCCCGCGGGCGTTCACCGTGACGACCAGCGGCGTCAACACGGCGACGGCCGTCTTCGCCCTGTTCGCCCTCGTCGCGCTCGGGACTCCCAGAACCGGCGTGCTGGTCGCGCTCGACCAGGTCGGTCCGCCGCTGGCGCTGCCCTGGCTGCTCACGGCCGTCGCCGTCGCCGCGCTCTCCGGTGCCGTCCTCGTCCCCCTCCTCGGGGACCGCTACCTGCGGACGGTCGGCCGGCTCGATCCGGCCGCCCTCTCGGTGTCGGTACTCGTCGGCCTGCTCGTGCTGTCGTACGTCTTCGCCGGTGGGGTCGGCGTCGGCGCGTTCGGGCTGGCCACGGCTGTCGGTCACCTCCCGCCGTATTTCGGCGCTCGGCGCGCGACGCTCATGGGGGTGTTGCTCGTCCCGTTGGCGTTATAA
- a CDS encoding 50S ribosomal protein L11, translated as MAGTIEVLVPGGEANPGPPLGPELGPTPVDVQAVVQEINDQTEAFDGTEVPVTIEYEDDGSFTIEVGVPPTAELIKDEAGFDTGSGEPHEEFVADLSVDQIKQIAEQKHPDLLSYDLKNAAKEVVGTCTSLGVTIEGENPREFKAKIDAGEYDDVFAAEASA; from the coding sequence ATGGCTGGAACTATCGAAGTACTCGTTCCCGGTGGAGAGGCCAATCCCGGCCCGCCGCTCGGTCCGGAACTCGGCCCGACACCGGTGGACGTACAGGCAGTCGTCCAGGAGATCAACGACCAGACGGAAGCGTTCGACGGGACCGAGGTCCCGGTCACGATCGAATACGAGGACGACGGCTCGTTCACCATCGAAGTCGGTGTCCCGCCGACGGCCGAACTCATCAAAGACGAGGCCGGCTTCGACACCGGAAGCGGCGAACCCCACGAGGAGTTCGTCGCCGACCTCTCCGTCGATCAGATCAAGCAGATCGCGGAGCAGAAACACCCCGACCTGCTCTCCTACGACCTGAAGAACGCAGCGAAGGAGGTCGTCGGGACCTGTACTTCGCTGGGCGTCACCATCGAGGGCGAGAACCCTCGCGAGTTCAAAGCGAAGATCGACGCCGGCGAGTACGACGACGTGTTCGCGGCGGAAGCGTCGGCATAA
- a CDS encoding 50S ribosomal protein L1: MADQEIEQAVSRALEDAPQRNFRETVDLAINLRDLDLNDPSNRVDESVVLPSGTGQETTIVVFAEGETALRAEEAADDVLDHDDLEELGDDDDAAKDLADDTDFFIAEKGLMQDIGRYLGTVLGPRGKMPEPLDPDDDVVEVINRMKNTVQLRSGERRTFHTRVGAQDMSAEDIADNIDVILRRLHADLEKGPMNIDTVFVKTTMGPAVEVA; this comes from the coding sequence ATGGCAGATCAAGAAATAGAGCAAGCAGTCTCTCGCGCACTCGAGGACGCACCCCAGCGGAATTTCCGTGAAACGGTGGACCTCGCGATCAACCTGCGCGACCTAGATCTTAACGACCCGTCGAACCGCGTCGACGAGTCCGTCGTTCTGCCTTCCGGCACCGGTCAGGAGACCACGATTGTGGTCTTCGCCGAGGGTGAGACAGCCCTCCGTGCCGAGGAGGCAGCCGACGACGTACTCGACCACGACGATCTCGAAGAGCTTGGCGACGACGACGACGCCGCCAAGGACCTCGCCGATGACACCGACTTCTTCATCGCGGAGAAGGGACTCATGCAGGACATCGGCCGATACCTCGGGACCGTCCTGGGCCCACGCGGGAAGATGCCGGAACCACTCGATCCCGACGACGACGTCGTCGAGGTCATCAACCGCATGAAAAACACCGTCCAGCTGCGCAGCGGGGAGCGGCGAACGTTCCACACGCGCGTCGGTGCACAGGACATGTCCGCCGAGGACATCGCCGACAACATCGACGTCATCCTGCGCCGTCTGCACGCGGACCTCGAAAAGGGGCCGATGAACATCGACACGGTCTTCGTCAAGACCACGATGGGCCCCGCCGTGGAGGTGGCCTGA
- a CDS encoding TIGR04206 family protein — MGQGPRRRLIAVLAVGVLPWTVLVIGGELTVLFTFGLFNTNPPAVVSIYDYFYRFTQGLPAFIEAWRSGVVLYLLALASAVSGVVWREDERITALALVGAGLTQVSVFLGFNRRIGYVALPVGTVLLLAVAWWYYWPLVAPASGGRSR, encoded by the coding sequence ATGGGACAGGGTCCGCGCCGACGCCTGATCGCCGTCCTCGCCGTCGGGGTTCTCCCGTGGACGGTTCTGGTTATCGGCGGTGAGTTGACGGTGCTGTTCACCTTCGGGCTGTTCAACACGAACCCGCCGGCCGTGGTCTCGATCTACGACTACTTCTATCGGTTCACTCAGGGACTCCCTGCGTTCATCGAAGCCTGGCGGAGCGGCGTCGTCCTCTATCTCCTCGCGCTCGCGAGCGCGGTGTCGGGTGTCGTCTGGCGCGAGGACGAGCGGATCACTGCGCTCGCACTCGTCGGTGCCGGACTCACACAGGTGAGCGTGTTCCTGGGATTCAACCGCCGGATCGGCTACGTCGCGCTCCCGGTCGGGACCGTTCTGTTGTTGGCCGTCGCGTGGTGGTACTACTGGCCGCTCGTCGCCCCTGCCAGCGGTGGCCGCTCCCGGTAG